The following proteins come from a genomic window of Pyxidicoccus sp. MSG2:
- a CDS encoding choice-of-anchor D domain-containing protein — translation MRMGLRGRFLALALLATTGVACHEGDETRAVQATAVLDVDVLDFGEVPVGEWREKEVRIRNVGYVPFFALDALGLAGNPSYEVELGEGGGRVEPGESHLVHVRFHPLKEGNTEETVHVTTDANQGSQAQVRVMGLGTPTPIGVYPPLLDYETLEVESDRTLDVTVTNPVDLPLTLVVQGDNPDPFTPDTITIPPFASQKVSTKYLPRALGSMGARLELRSCEGCTPSVVDLKGNSVANAFAFDPAPVPFDQIPVHERTESFTRARNITWRPVTISKLATSDRAFQPLSKPEGSTVQPGETVEVKMEFAARFSGPNVGDLTVHYASDKARQSQVILDARGGRPTLAVTPVALDFGELPVGGKVERVIRITNAGSNGDLRFTGVRADGASTQFNVDVPTRGTQRYAWTGGAWPTLDSAALTIAPGNDALELKVYFEPKAEGSWQATLYVRSDDMFNPERAIVLTGRARASGPCVYELLPQPAMDFGNVVPGRGAVLGFYFRNPGRAECAVKDIHLSNDAGGAFFMPGGKLTGGVVVYDTAFSAMVAFRPPAEGSYTGELKMTVNNPAYPTVTLPLKGVSKASCLVATPSFVDFGPIRYDCAAAPRKTYISNRCSEPITVSDAEVGNGTSTQFSLLTPLTTPRTLGPGEGFELEVGYARNVHGQHFSPLYLRADTEADPFLVPLLAETNHEGIQVDRYTQGTDSQLDVLFVVSNTTTMSPYQSRLKAAIPDWLKTAKEQGVDVRVGVTSTGLVARGAQCGGGANGGEAGRLFPVNGSNPRMVSGNNANAANDIQENLDVGLCHNLVQGLETMRAALSAPLSEQTDDPRTAQANDGNAGFTRAAARMAVVVLADEDDNSGFSPDSYIQFLQTLKGTGMSHRSQLYALVPTDSSCSTAGNEADRFVSVARGTGGQVESICRSDYRPLLESVIQRAGALQADFPLTADPTGTTEMTVRVQGQVLPGSRWTYDADSNSVVFNADAVPTPGQAVEVRYRSVCKAPPSSP, via the coding sequence ATGAGGATGGGGCTGAGGGGGCGTTTTCTCGCGCTGGCGTTGCTCGCCACCACCGGGGTGGCCTGCCACGAGGGGGATGAGACCCGCGCGGTGCAGGCAACGGCGGTGTTGGACGTGGACGTGCTCGACTTCGGCGAGGTGCCGGTGGGCGAGTGGCGTGAGAAGGAAGTACGCATCCGGAACGTCGGCTACGTGCCCTTCTTCGCGCTCGACGCGCTGGGGCTCGCCGGCAACCCCTCCTATGAGGTGGAGCTCGGGGAGGGCGGCGGAAGGGTGGAGCCGGGCGAGTCGCACCTGGTGCACGTGCGCTTCCACCCGCTGAAGGAAGGCAATACCGAAGAGACGGTGCACGTGACGACGGACGCCAACCAGGGCTCCCAGGCGCAGGTGCGCGTCATGGGCCTGGGGACGCCCACGCCCATCGGCGTGTACCCGCCCCTGCTGGACTACGAGACGCTGGAGGTGGAGAGCGACCGCACGCTGGACGTCACCGTCACCAACCCGGTGGACCTGCCGCTGACGCTGGTGGTGCAGGGCGACAATCCGGACCCCTTCACTCCGGACACCATCACCATTCCGCCCTTCGCCTCGCAGAAGGTCAGCACGAAGTACCTGCCCCGCGCGCTGGGCAGCATGGGCGCGCGCCTGGAGCTGCGCTCGTGCGAGGGCTGCACGCCTTCCGTGGTGGACCTGAAGGGCAACTCGGTGGCCAACGCCTTCGCGTTCGACCCGGCCCCGGTGCCGTTCGACCAGATTCCGGTGCACGAGCGCACCGAGTCCTTCACCCGCGCGCGCAACATCACCTGGCGCCCGGTCACCATCTCCAAGCTCGCCACCAGCGACCGCGCCTTCCAGCCGCTCTCCAAGCCGGAGGGCAGCACGGTGCAGCCGGGCGAGACGGTGGAGGTGAAGATGGAGTTCGCCGCCCGCTTCTCCGGTCCCAACGTGGGCGACCTCACCGTGCACTACGCGTCCGACAAGGCGCGCCAGTCGCAGGTGATTCTGGACGCGCGCGGTGGCCGGCCCACGCTGGCGGTGACGCCGGTGGCGCTGGACTTCGGCGAGCTGCCGGTGGGCGGCAAGGTGGAGCGGGTCATCCGCATCACCAACGCGGGCAGCAATGGTGACCTACGCTTCACCGGCGTGCGCGCCGACGGCGCCAGCACCCAGTTCAATGTCGACGTGCCCACGCGCGGCACCCAGCGCTACGCATGGACGGGCGGCGCCTGGCCCACGCTGGACTCGGCCGCGCTGACGATTGCCCCCGGCAACGACGCGCTGGAGCTGAAGGTCTACTTCGAGCCCAAGGCGGAGGGCAGCTGGCAGGCCACGCTGTACGTGCGCTCGGACGACATGTTCAACCCGGAGCGGGCCATCGTCCTCACCGGCCGGGCTCGCGCGAGCGGCCCCTGCGTGTACGAATTGCTGCCGCAGCCGGCGATGGACTTCGGCAACGTGGTGCCCGGCCGCGGCGCGGTGCTGGGCTTCTACTTCCGCAACCCGGGCCGCGCCGAGTGCGCGGTGAAGGACATCCACCTCTCCAACGACGCGGGCGGCGCCTTCTTCATGCCCGGCGGCAAGCTCACCGGTGGCGTCGTCGTCTACGACACGGCCTTCAGCGCCATGGTGGCCTTCCGGCCCCCGGCGGAGGGCAGCTACACGGGCGAGCTGAAGATGACGGTGAACAACCCGGCCTACCCCACGGTGACGCTGCCCCTGAAGGGCGTGTCGAAGGCGAGCTGCCTCGTGGCCACGCCGTCCTTCGTGGACTTCGGCCCCATCCGCTACGACTGCGCCGCGGCGCCGCGCAAGACGTACATCTCCAACCGCTGCAGCGAGCCGATTACGGTGTCCGACGCGGAGGTCGGCAACGGCACCAGCACCCAGTTCAGCCTGCTGACGCCGCTCACCACGCCGCGCACGCTGGGCCCGGGCGAGGGCTTCGAGCTGGAGGTGGGCTACGCCCGCAACGTGCACGGGCAGCACTTCAGCCCGCTGTACCTGCGCGCCGACACGGAGGCCGACCCGTTCCTCGTCCCGCTGCTCGCGGAGACGAACCACGAGGGCATCCAGGTGGACCGCTACACGCAGGGCACCGACAGCCAGTTGGACGTGCTCTTCGTGGTGTCCAACACCACCACCATGTCGCCCTACCAGAGCCGACTGAAGGCGGCGATTCCGGACTGGCTGAAGACGGCGAAGGAGCAGGGCGTGGACGTGCGCGTGGGCGTCACCAGCACGGGCCTGGTGGCCCGGGGCGCGCAGTGCGGCGGCGGGGCCAACGGCGGCGAGGCCGGGCGCCTCTTCCCGGTGAATGGCAGCAACCCGCGCATGGTGTCCGGCAACAACGCCAACGCGGCCAATGACATCCAGGAGAACCTGGACGTGGGCCTGTGCCACAACCTGGTGCAGGGCCTGGAGACGATGCGCGCGGCGCTGTCCGCGCCGCTGTCCGAGCAGACGGACGACCCGCGCACCGCGCAGGCGAACGACGGCAACGCGGGCTTCACCCGCGCGGCCGCCCGCATGGCGGTGGTGGTGCTGGCCGACGAGGACGACAACTCCGGCTTCAGCCCGGACAGCTACATCCAGTTCCTCCAGACGCTGAAGGGCACGGGCATGTCCCACCGCAGCCAGCTCTACGCGCTGGTGCCCACGGACAGCAGCTGCTCCACCGCCGGCAACGAGGCGGACCGCTTCGTCAGCGTGGCGCGCGGCACGGGTGGCCAGGTGGAGTCCATCTGCCGCTCCGACTACCGCCCGCTGCTCGAGTCGGTCATCCAGCGCGCCGGGGCCCTGCAGGCGGACTTCCCGCTCACCGCGGACCCCACGGGCACGACGGAGATGACGGTGCGCGTCCAGGGGCAGGTGCTGCCAGGCAGCCGGTGGACGTATGACGCGGACAGCAACTCCGTCGTCTTCAACGCCGACGCGGTGCCCACGCCCGGACAGGCCGTGGAGGTGCGTTACCGCAGCGTGTGCAAGGCCCCTCCGTCCTCGCCATGA
- a CDS encoding phosphate/phosphite/phosphonate ABC transporter substrate-binding protein: MFGSFHGLRAKYAQGQVFLSPGGAISAYRSALVCRAGAGLTVERLKGTTAAWVDRDSVAGYLLPTAYLKAQGHEPTRAFTAQQFTGSYRGALEAVLDGKADVASVFCPPASTGLTFATGVEDVLGPGAGRRFELIAYTDEAPNDGVPVAMGLPPELVGTLESSLLGLQASAEGQALLKDIFNADRFEPAPRMGYRALYRVALASL; this comes from the coding sequence CTGTTCGGTTCTTTCCATGGATTGAGGGCTAAGTATGCGCAGGGGCAAGTTTTTCTCTCGCCAGGAGGAGCTATTTCCGCGTACCGGTCGGCGCTGGTGTGCCGGGCGGGAGCGGGGCTGACGGTGGAGCGGCTGAAGGGCACCACGGCGGCGTGGGTGGACCGGGATTCGGTGGCGGGCTACCTGCTGCCCACCGCGTACCTCAAGGCGCAGGGGCACGAGCCCACACGGGCCTTCACCGCGCAGCAATTCACCGGCTCGTACCGGGGCGCGCTGGAGGCGGTGCTGGACGGCAAGGCGGACGTGGCGAGCGTCTTCTGCCCGCCGGCCTCCACGGGCCTGACGTTCGCCACGGGTGTGGAGGACGTGCTGGGCCCTGGCGCGGGGCGCCGCTTCGAGCTGATTGCGTACACTGACGAGGCGCCCAATGACGGGGTGCCCGTGGCCATGGGGCTGCCGCCGGAGCTCGTGGGCACGCTGGAGTCCTCGCTGCTGGGCCTGCAGGCGTCGGCGGAGGGGCAGGCGCTGCTGAAGGACATCTTCAACGCGGACCGCTTCGAGCCCGCGCCGCGCATGGGCTACCGGGCGCTGTACCGGGTGGCGCTGGCGAGCCTGTAG
- a CDS encoding GFA family protein codes for MTELKSYEGGCHCGKVRYSVKLDLSKPTVACNCSICQKTGTMLSFVPVENFTLKSGEKDLTDYQFNKKVIHHLFCSTCGVRSFARGTGPDGKEMRAINVRCLDGVELDSLNVMKFNGRDR; via the coding sequence ATGACCGAGCTCAAGAGCTACGAAGGCGGCTGTCACTGCGGGAAGGTCCGCTACTCCGTGAAGCTGGACCTGTCCAAGCCCACGGTGGCGTGCAATTGCTCCATCTGCCAGAAGACGGGGACGATGCTCAGCTTCGTGCCCGTGGAGAACTTCACGCTGAAGTCCGGGGAGAAGGACCTCACCGACTACCAGTTCAACAAGAAGGTCATCCACCACCTGTTCTGCTCCACGTGCGGCGTGCGCTCGTTCGCGCGCGGCACGGGCCCGGATGGCAAGGAGATGCGCGCCATCAACGTGCGCTGCCTGGACGGCGTGGAGCTCGACAGCTTGAACGTGATGAAGTTCAACGGCAGGGACCGGTAG
- a CDS encoding alpha/beta fold hydrolase produces the protein MPAPFESLTVDAQGLPLHVRQRHASGAPAVLFLHGWLDHSHSFDALTAHLPDDWRLVLMDFRGMGKSGHVAGGGTYHFSDYVLDVESVRAGLGLDAVHLVGHSLGGIVSLAYAAARPDEVKSVFLIESIGPSGGAPTQALGRLRGFLDDSRRPPNRKRYPSVEAAAARLRENNPSLPEPAALHLARHGTEAFEDGVAFTFDPRHRRRFGMAYDEAQWLAVQAGVRCPVRLIRGNEGLVPDEALLRRRLDGLPTLAGPTLMFPGGHHLHMEYPEDVARAVTDFVGGA, from the coding sequence GTGCCCGCACCTTTCGAGTCCCTCACCGTTGATGCGCAGGGCCTGCCCCTGCACGTGCGCCAGCGCCACGCGTCAGGCGCGCCGGCCGTCCTGTTCCTCCACGGCTGGCTGGACCACTCGCACAGCTTCGACGCGCTCACCGCGCACCTGCCCGACGACTGGCGCCTGGTGCTGATGGACTTCCGCGGCATGGGCAAAAGCGGGCACGTGGCCGGCGGGGGCACCTACCACTTCAGCGACTACGTCCTGGACGTGGAGTCGGTGCGCGCCGGGCTCGGCCTGGACGCGGTGCACCTCGTCGGGCACTCGCTGGGCGGCATCGTCTCGCTGGCCTACGCCGCCGCGCGGCCGGACGAGGTGAAGAGCGTCTTCCTCATCGAGAGCATCGGTCCCAGCGGCGGCGCGCCCACCCAGGCGCTGGGGCGACTTCGCGGCTTCCTCGACGACTCGCGCCGGCCGCCCAACCGCAAGCGCTACCCCAGCGTGGAGGCCGCCGCCGCGCGTCTGCGGGAGAACAATCCGTCCCTCCCCGAGCCCGCCGCGCTGCACCTCGCCCGTCACGGCACGGAGGCCTTCGAAGACGGCGTGGCCTTCACCTTTGATCCGCGCCACCGCCGCCGCTTCGGCATGGCCTACGACGAGGCGCAGTGGCTGGCCGTGCAGGCCGGAGTCCGGTGCCCCGTGCGGCTCATCCGCGGCAACGAGGGACTGGTGCCCGACGAGGCCCTGCTGCGCCGCCGGCTGGACGGACTGCCCACGCTCGCCGGGCCGACGCTCATGTTCCCCGGGGGCCACCACCTCCACATGGAATACCCGGAGGACGTGGCCCGCGCCGTCACCGACTTCGTTGGTGGAGCCTGA
- a CDS encoding serine/threonine protein kinase: METFGRYELLRRIAVGGMGAVYLARQKGPVGFQKLLVLKRLLPHLSEDDEFIQMFLDEGRIAAHLNHPHIAQIYDLGDVDGQYFIAMEYVHGEAVGPLGARAQQRKVVIPLGLKCRIIADAAAGLDAAHNARSPSGRKLALIHRDVSPQNVLVGFNGGVKIIDFGVAKASGKLSQTMVGTIKGKHAYMSPEQARGEPLDHRSDVYGLGTVFYELLTLTRLFKRDTELATLKAVVGAKILPPSEVVPEIPKALDAIVLKALARKREERFSTAGELQLALEEFLMQQKLHATATHLAAFMQDMYSEELEEERFAAEPTVIHYDPKLAARLAASAPQAGAKPARPGGGSSASAAPVKGAGGSSASAAPVPGRSVSSVSVAPVKAPGGSSASAAPVPGAQGRTVSSASAAPVPATHGRNVGSGSSAAGSPGPSSQARSAGGGSSASAAPVPASQAQGKSAAVSKSPAAAPGTKPAPAKSARPPAEEAPPPRRAPPRGGGHGEGER, from the coding sequence GTGGAAACGTTCGGCCGCTACGAGCTGCTCCGGAGAATCGCCGTCGGCGGCATGGGCGCTGTGTACCTCGCGAGGCAGAAGGGCCCCGTGGGCTTCCAGAAGCTGCTGGTGCTCAAGCGGCTGTTGCCCCACCTGTCCGAGGACGACGAGTTCATCCAGATGTTCCTCGACGAGGGGCGCATCGCCGCGCACCTCAACCACCCCCACATCGCGCAGATCTACGACCTGGGCGACGTGGACGGGCAGTACTTCATCGCCATGGAGTACGTGCACGGCGAGGCGGTGGGGCCGCTGGGCGCGCGGGCGCAGCAGCGCAAGGTGGTGATTCCCCTGGGGCTGAAGTGCCGCATCATCGCGGACGCGGCCGCGGGGCTGGACGCGGCGCACAACGCGCGCAGCCCGTCCGGACGGAAGCTGGCGCTGATCCACCGGGACGTGTCTCCGCAGAACGTGCTGGTGGGCTTCAACGGCGGCGTGAAGATCATCGACTTCGGGGTGGCCAAGGCGTCCGGGAAGCTGTCCCAGACGATGGTGGGCACCATCAAGGGCAAGCACGCGTACATGTCCCCGGAGCAGGCGCGGGGCGAGCCGCTGGACCACCGCTCGGACGTGTACGGCCTGGGGACGGTGTTCTACGAGCTGTTGACGCTGACGCGGCTGTTCAAGCGGGACACGGAGCTCGCCACGCTCAAGGCGGTGGTGGGGGCGAAGATCCTCCCGCCGTCGGAGGTGGTGCCGGAGATTCCCAAGGCGCTGGACGCGATTGTCCTCAAGGCGCTGGCGCGCAAGCGCGAGGAGCGCTTCTCCACGGCGGGTGAGCTGCAGCTCGCGCTGGAGGAGTTCCTCATGCAGCAGAAGCTGCACGCCACCGCCACGCACCTCGCGGCCTTCATGCAGGACATGTACTCGGAGGAGCTGGAGGAAGAGCGCTTCGCCGCCGAGCCCACCGTCATCCACTACGACCCGAAGCTCGCGGCACGGCTCGCGGCGAGTGCGCCACAGGCCGGGGCGAAGCCGGCGCGGCCGGGTGGAGGTTCGTCTGCTTCGGCGGCACCGGTGAAGGGCGCTGGGGGTTCGTCCGCGTCGGCGGCGCCCGTGCCGGGCCGGAGCGTCTCGTCCGTCTCGGTGGCGCCGGTGAAGGCCCCTGGGGGCTCGTCCGCATCAGCGGCGCCCGTGCCGGGTGCACAGGGCCGGACGGTTTCGTCCGCGTCGGCGGCGCCTGTGCCCGCGACTCACGGCAGGAACGTGGGGAGTGGTTCGTCCGCCGCGGGTTCGCCCGGTCCCTCTTCGCAGGCACGGAGCGCGGGTGGCGGCTCTTCCGCTTCCGCAGCACCCGTGCCGGCGTCGCAGGCGCAGGGCAAGAGCGCGGCGGTGAGCAAGTCACCGGCTGCGGCACCAGGCACGAAGCCCGCCCCGGCGAAGTCCGCTCGGCCTCCGGCGGAGGAGGCACCTCCGCCCCGGCGTGCGCCGCCTCGCGGTGGAGGCCACGGCGAGGGCGAGCGGTAG